One genomic window of Methanosarcina acetivorans C2A includes the following:
- a CDS encoding HEAT repeat domain-containing protein gives MVKRCELFGFRYAKIFLLLLLFSGICAGCLGKDPLEARVDKLVRNLGNEDLDVGYASAYALIDIGEPSVDSLIKALKDEDPQVRSLAAYSLGRIGEPRASKALIKTLEDPEPEVRINSTEALGNLGAAEAVAPLIELLKDDDDRVVISSIFALEQLKAPEAVDPLLEFLDQDNKEVRRSSISALRAIGDPKAVDPLIELFSDEELGEYAADAVGESGDEETVEKLLKLLDSRDPTVRVNSIYALIGTQNPDSNYALIGIQDPDLVLPIVGMLDDRDKEVRRAAVFALGRFGREEASLTEQPLIKALGDPEEDVRMAAIRALGNSGGEEAVASLVELLHLETSDFSGASAASDEDVREAGSVKLADWYVKREVVRSLVDIGDPGAVEPLILLLGDEYYKIRRFAAEGLGKLGDRRAVSPLLKALETERESEVRVAEVRALGELGGPEAIEGLRRISVDMEEYGYVRTSAEEALAKLEGGGEENSSSTS, from the coding sequence ATGGTAAAGCGATGTGAACTTTTCGGTTTCAGGTATGCAAAAATTTTTCTTCTCTTGCTTTTGTTCTCCGGAATCTGTGCCGGTTGTCTTGGCAAGGACCCTCTCGAGGCCAGGGTGGATAAACTGGTCCGGAACCTCGGGAATGAAGACCTGGATGTAGGTTATGCTTCGGCTTATGCCCTTATCGATATAGGGGAGCCTTCGGTTGATTCTCTGATAAAGGCTTTGAAAGACGAGGATCCTCAGGTTCGCAGCCTTGCCGCTTATTCCCTTGGGAGGATAGGAGAACCCAGAGCTTCAAAAGCTCTTATAAAGACTCTTGAGGACCCTGAGCCGGAAGTTCGTATTAATTCGACTGAAGCACTCGGAAACCTGGGAGCAGCAGAAGCCGTGGCTCCACTTATCGAGCTTCTCAAAGACGACGACGACAGGGTAGTAATCAGTTCCATTTTTGCCCTTGAGCAATTGAAAGCTCCTGAAGCTGTTGACCCCCTTCTAGAGTTTCTGGATCAAGATAATAAAGAAGTACGCAGGAGCTCCATATCTGCTCTTCGAGCTATTGGAGACCCGAAGGCCGTTGATCCTCTTATCGAGCTTTTTAGTGACGAAGAACTCGGGGAATATGCGGCAGATGCTGTAGGAGAGTCAGGGGATGAGGAAACCGTTGAAAAACTTCTCAAATTACTGGACAGCAGAGACCCAACGGTCCGTGTTAACAGTATTTATGCCCTTATAGGGACTCAGAACCCGGATTCTAACTATGCCCTTATAGGGATTCAGGACCCAGACCTTGTACTTCCCATTGTTGGCATGCTGGATGATAGGGACAAGGAAGTTCGCAGGGCAGCTGTTTTCGCCCTGGGGCGTTTCGGCCGTGAGGAAGCTTCTCTAACAGAGCAGCCTCTTATCAAGGCTCTCGGAGACCCGGAAGAGGATGTGAGGATGGCTGCAATCCGGGCTCTGGGCAATTCAGGAGGTGAAGAAGCCGTGGCTTCTCTTGTAGAACTTCTCCATCTTGAAACTTCGGACTTCTCAGGGGCTTCTGCAGCTTCGGATGAAGATGTTAGAGAAGCTGGCTCCGTTAAACTTGCAGACTGGTATGTAAAGAGAGAAGTCGTGAGGTCCCTCGTGGATATTGGTGATCCGGGGGCAGTCGAGCCCCTGATTTTACTGCTGGGGGATGAGTATTACAAGATAAGGCGGTTTGCTGCGGAGGGACTTGGAAAACTTGGAGATAGAAGAGCTGTTTCCCCTCTCCTCAAAGCTCTGGAGACCGAAAGGGAAAGTGAAGTTCGGGTTGCGGAAGTCCGGGCCCTTGGAGAACTTGGTGGTCCCGAAGCTATTGAAGGTTTGCGCCGGATCAGCGTGGATATGGAAGAATACGGATACGTCAGAACTTCTGCGGAGGAGGCACTCGCAAAACTTGAGGGAGGAGGGGAGGAGAATTCCTCCTCAACTTCCTGA
- a CDS encoding helix-turn-helix transcriptional regulator produces MLAVGILLLSSIVAIDLLLEDTPVVIQLDGDAFKVIDIPYVYTVKEAYILFFSGFFGGLALTQVLLSLGVSGSFYPLQGPAGELTNVNATVESAFEENIEVFPYNTPSGDAFPSEGALPSGPDIDPTDVLLKALEGDERKAIELIVNRGGRILQNELVNSLDFSKAKVSRVLMNLERRGIIDKKKYGLTNCISIAEGLVGDGGMKGEMK; encoded by the coding sequence GTGCTGGCTGTGGGTATCCTGCTCCTGTCAAGCATTGTCGCCATTGATCTTCTGCTTGAAGACACTCCAGTGGTGATCCAGCTTGATGGGGACGCATTCAAGGTTATAGATATACCATATGTGTACACGGTAAAAGAAGCGTATATTCTCTTTTTTTCCGGTTTTTTCGGTGGTCTGGCTCTGACCCAGGTTTTACTGTCTCTGGGGGTTTCAGGGTCATTTTATCCTTTACAGGGGCCCGCAGGAGAGTTAACAAATGTCAATGCTACAGTAGAATCCGCTTTTGAGGAGAATATCGAAGTCTTTCCTTACAATACTCCCTCGGGGGATGCTTTTCCCTCAGAGGGGGCTTTGCCCTCTGGGCCGGATATTGATCCTACGGATGTTCTTTTAAAGGCCCTTGAGGGAGATGAAAGGAAAGCCATAGAATTGATTGTGAACAGAGGAGGGCGAATTCTCCAGAATGAACTGGTCAATTCCCTTGATTTTTCCAAGGCTAAGGTCTCCCGCGTCCTTATGAATCTGGAACGGAGAGGCATAATAGACAAGAAGAAGTATGGACTTACTAACTGTATTTCGATAGCTGAAGGACTTGTAGGGGATGGTGGAATGAAGGGGGAGATGAAATGA
- a CDS encoding acetate--CoA ligase family protein, which yields MKPLDLISPELGVNREAAAEILRAAREAERRTLGLESFDILKAYGIPAVQTAFAKTEEEAFRAAEEIGYPLVMKVVSPQISHKSDVGGIRLSLKHGDEVRVAYREMMENIPEKKPDAVLEGVQLQQMLSGGKEAIIGMVRDPTFGPMLMFGLGGVYVEILKDVQFAIAPVGEEEARGMVTGIKTYPLLAGARGEKPLDITSLVDAILRVSKLVCDFPEIEEFEINPMMVLEEGKGAFAVDMRLTLKKN from the coding sequence ATGAAACCGCTTGATCTTATCTCTCCTGAGTTAGGGGTAAATAGGGAAGCAGCGGCTGAAATTCTCAGGGCTGCACGAGAGGCTGAGCGGCGCACGCTGGGCCTTGAATCTTTTGACATCTTGAAAGCTTACGGCATTCCTGCAGTACAGACCGCTTTTGCAAAAACCGAGGAGGAAGCCTTCAGAGCTGCAGAAGAAATAGGCTACCCCCTGGTGATGAAGGTCGTCTCTCCGCAGATTTCCCACAAATCGGATGTCGGAGGGATCAGGCTCTCCTTGAAACACGGAGATGAGGTGCGGGTTGCCTATCGTGAAATGATGGAAAACATCCCTGAAAAAAAGCCTGATGCGGTTCTTGAAGGTGTCCAGCTGCAGCAAATGCTCTCAGGCGGAAAAGAAGCAATTATCGGGATGGTCCGCGATCCAACCTTTGGGCCCATGTTGATGTTCGGGCTTGGGGGGGTTTATGTCGAGATCCTCAAGGATGTGCAGTTTGCAATTGCCCCCGTGGGCGAAGAAGAAGCAAGGGGGATGGTCACAGGAATCAAAACCTACCCTCTCCTTGCCGGAGCCAGGGGGGAAAAGCCTTTGGATATTACTTCCCTGGTTGATGCCATTTTAAGAGTTTCAAAGCTTGTCTGCGATTTTCCGGAAATTGAGGAATTTGAGATCAATCCCATGATGGTTCTGGAAGAGGGAAAGGGAGCTTTTGCAGTTGATATGCGACTTACTTTGAAGAAAAACTGA
- a CDS encoding M14 family metallopeptidase: MTSYSVRIIARTLEELRALERLDLDLKYRAAQKLETDRLMVPGVLTDEQIKLVESAGYKVEVISDLSKVAVERVQDVSQVNRFAGAPGVSRFEERAVLGYMTADEVESALINLKALHPDLVTLIELPHQSWENRTSHAVRVRAGTNTNRVGVLFTGSMHAREWGGSDICITFLVNLINAYRANNGITYGGKSFTADQVHTILENIDLFVFPDVNPDGKNYSQTQDVWWRKNRNPNTAVSPSTPGVDLNRNFDFLWDSGIGTSSSPASSTYKGEGAFSEPETRNVRYLFDTYKNIGYFVDIHSYSELILYSWGDDDNQTTYPEQNFLNPVYDGKRGIPNDTRYGEFISPPDRDKAVNLAHRMNGALAAVRGKIYTVQQAVGLYPTSATSDDYVFSRHIVNGLNRKVYTYTIEFGQEFVPPFSEMNNIIKDVCAAMGELCWAVSSSADVQAGKGVMVGV; this comes from the coding sequence ATGACAAGCTATTCGGTCCGGATAATCGCCAGAACCCTTGAAGAGTTAAGGGCGCTGGAGAGATTAGATCTTGATTTAAAGTATCGCGCTGCACAAAAGTTGGAGACTGACCGTTTAATGGTTCCGGGGGTCCTGACGGATGAACAGATTAAACTGGTTGAGTCGGCAGGCTATAAAGTGGAGGTCATTTCCGATCTCTCAAAAGTCGCTGTGGAAAGAGTACAGGATGTGTCACAAGTTAATCGCTTTGCTGGAGCGCCTGGGGTCTCCAGGTTTGAAGAGCGTGCCGTACTGGGTTACATGACTGCGGATGAGGTTGAATCTGCTCTTATCAACCTCAAGGCCCTGCATCCAGATCTCGTGACCCTCATCGAACTTCCGCATCAGAGCTGGGAGAATCGGACCTCTCATGCTGTCCGTGTTCGCGCCGGGACAAATACGAATCGGGTTGGCGTATTGTTCACAGGCAGTATGCACGCAAGAGAGTGGGGAGGTTCGGATATCTGTATAACTTTCCTTGTCAATCTTATCAATGCTTACCGTGCCAACAACGGGATAACCTACGGAGGAAAGAGTTTCACTGCAGATCAGGTTCACACGATTCTTGAAAACATTGATCTGTTTGTGTTCCCTGATGTGAACCCGGACGGTAAGAACTATAGCCAGACCCAGGATGTATGGTGGCGCAAGAACCGAAATCCGAACACCGCTGTCAGTCCTTCCACGCCGGGTGTAGACTTAAACAGGAATTTCGATTTCCTGTGGGACAGTGGGATTGGGACTTCTTCCAGTCCGGCCAGTTCCACGTATAAAGGGGAAGGTGCATTTTCTGAGCCAGAGACACGCAATGTGCGCTATTTGTTCGACACATACAAGAATATTGGTTACTTTGTGGATATACATAGTTACAGCGAACTTATCCTGTACAGCTGGGGAGATGACGATAACCAGACTACCTATCCTGAACAAAACTTCCTGAATCCTGTATATGACGGAAAGCGTGGGATTCCCAACGATACGCGTTACGGAGAGTTCATATCCCCCCCGGACCGGGACAAGGCTGTAAACCTGGCTCACCGCATGAACGGGGCACTGGCAGCCGTCCGCGGTAAGATCTACACCGTCCAGCAGGCTGTCGGGCTTTATCCTACATCAGCGACATCAGATGATTATGTATTTAGTCGCCATATCGTGAACGGGTTGAACAGGAAGGTATACACCTACACAATAGAATTCGGTCAGGAGTTTGTTCCACCCTTTAGTGAGATGAACAATATCATCAAAGATGTCTGCGCTGCGATGGGCGAACTTTGCTGGGCCGTGAGCAGCAGTGCGGATGTACAGGCTGGTAAGGGTGTTATGGTCGGGGTATGA